One Thioclava sp. ES.031 genomic window, ATCTGGAAGTGATCGAGGGGCCGCAGGGCTCCGAAGTGAGGGAGGCAACGCCATGAGCTATCCGCAGCAACGCGTGACGCTGATCACGCTGGGCGTGGCCGATCTCGACCAATCCAAGGCCTTCTATGCCGCCCTCGGCTGGGAACCCCATTCTGCGCAGAAAGACGTCGCCTTCTACCAGTTGCACGGGATGGCTCTGGGTCTGTTCTCGCTGCCTGCGCTGGCCGCCGATCAGGGCCGGCCCCGCGCAAGGCTGGGGACCGGAGCGATGACGCTGGCGCAGAATTTCGACAGCCCCGAGGAGGTGGATGCCGCCTTCGCCGCCGCGCTCAAAGCGGGCGCCACCGAATTGAAAGCCCCGGAAAAGACCTTCTGGGGCGGCTATTCGGGCTATTACGCCGATCCCGACCACCATGTGTGGGAACTCGCCCATAACCCCTTCTGGCCGCTGGCCGACGACGGAAGCCTGACCCTCCCATGACCCTTACACTGTCGCAGATCGCGCTCTATTCCGGCGCGCTGTTCGTTCTCTTCCTCACCCCCGGGCCGGTCTGGCTCGCCCTTCTCGCCCGCGCCATGTCGGGCGGGTTTGCCGCCGCCTGGCCGCTCGCATTCGGGGTCACCGTTGGCGATATGATCTGGCCCGCGCTCGCCATCCTCGGCGTGTCGTGGCTGGTCGGCGAATTCAGCTGGTTCCTCGAAGCCCTGCGCTGGGTTGCGGTCGCGATGTTCGTCGGAATGGGCGCGTTACTGATCCGCCATGCCGACCATCAGATCAGCTCCGACAGCCGCCTGACGCGCCCCGGCATGTGGGCGGGCTTCGTCGCCGGGCTCATCGTGATCATCGGCAATCCCAAGGCGATACTGTTCTACATGGGCATCCTGCCGGGCTTCTTCCCGATCGCCACGATGACATGGGTCGACATCGCCACGGTCAGCCTGATTTCTGCCATCGTGCCGCTGACCGGCAACCTGATCCTCGCCGCCTTCGTCGACCGCATCCGCAACTTCGTGCAAAGCCGCGGCAAGCTCGCAAAGCTGAACCGGATCGCGGGCGGGCTGATGATCCTTGTAGGCCTTCTTATCGCCGTGACGTGACCCCCTAAATCTTGTGTCTGACACGTGACATTCCTCTGCCCAGCCGATATAAAACCGGCAACAGATAAAGGACGGGCAGGCATGACCGACGACACCCCGAAGAAGAACGCATACGGCGCCGATTCTATCAAGGTTCTCAAAGGCTTGGAAGCCGTGAGAAAACGGCCCGGCATGTATATCGGCGATACCGATGACGGCTCGGGCCTGCACCACATGGTCTATGAGGTCGTCGATAACGGGATCGACGAGGCTCTCGCGGGTCACGCCGACTACGTCGCCGTGAAAATTCACGCGGATTCTTCGGTCTCCGTGCGCGATAACGGGCGCGGGATTCCGGTCGATATCCACGCCGAGGAAGGCGTCTCCGCGGCCGAGGTCATCATGACCCAGCTGCACGCCGGCGGGAAGTTCAACAACACCGACGATGACGGCAACGCCTATAAGGTGTCGGGCGGTCTGCACGGTGTGGGCGTCTCGGTGGTGAACGCGCTCTCGGACTGGTTGGAACTGACGGTCTGGCGTGACGGCAAGATCCACAAGGCGCGCTTCGAGCATGGCGAATGCGTCGAGCATGTGCATGTCGTGGGTGAGGCCCCGAACGAGAGCGGCACCGAGGTGCGCTTCCTCGCGTCGAGCAAGGAAGACGACCCCGAAGAAGGCACCTTCTCGAACCGTGAGTTCGTCTTCGCCACGCTGGAAAAGCGCCTGCGCGAACTGGCCTTCCTGAACTCCGGCGTCCGCATCATCATCGAAGACGAGCGTCCTGCCGAGCCGATCAAGACCGAACTGCACTACGAAGGCGGCGTTCGGGAATTTGTGAAATATCTGGATCGCTCGAAAAACGCCGTGATGGAGGACCCGATCTACATGGTCGGCGAGGTCCGCGGCATCGGCGTCGAATGCGCGATGTGGTGGAACGACAGCTACCACGAGACCGTTCTGCCCTTCACCAACAACATTCCGCAGCGCGACGGCGGCACCCATATGGCGGGCCTGCGCGGCGCGTTGACCCGTACGATCACGAAATACGCGCAGGAGAGCGGGATCGCCAAGCGCGAGAAGGTCGACTTCACCGGTGACGACGCGCGCGAAGGCCTGACCTGCGTGCTCTCGGTTAAAGTGCCCGATCCGAAATTCTCCAGCCAGACCAAGGACAAGCTGGTCTCCTCCGAGGTCCGCCCGGCGGTCGAGAACCTGGTGAACGAGAAGCTCGCCGAATGGTTCGAGGAAAACCCGAACGAGGCCAAGCAGATCGTCGGCAAGATCATCGAGGCCGCACTGGCGCGTGAGGCTGCCCGCAAGGCGCGCGAACTGACGCGGCGCAAGACGGTGATGGATGTGGCCTCCCTGCCCGGCAAGCTCGCCGACTGTCAGGAAAAAGATCCGTCGCTGTCGGAAGTCTTCCTCGTCGAGGGTGACTCCGCAGGCGGCTCGGCCAAGCAGGGCCGCGAACGTAAGAACCAGGCGGTGCTGCCGCTGCGCGGCAAGATCCTCAACGTCGAGCGCGCGCGCTTCGACCGGATGCTCAGCTCGGATCAGATCGGCACGCTGATCACCGCACTCGGCACCGGCATCGGCCGCGACGAGTTCAACATCGACAAGCTGCGCTACCACAAGATCGTCATCATGACCGATGCGGATGTCGACGGTGCGCACATCCGGACGCTGCTGCTGACCTTCTTCTTCCGCCAGATGCCCGAGATCATCGAGCACGGCTATCTCTACATCGCGCAGCCGCCGCTCTACAAAGTCGCGCGCGGCAAGTCCGAGGTCTATCTGAAGGACCAGACCGCGCTGGAGGATTACCTGATCGACATGGGCGTCGAGGGGGCCATTCTGCGGCTCAACACCGGCGAAGAAATCAGCGGTCAGGATCTCAAGCGCGTCGTCGAAGAGGCGCGCCTGATCAAGCGCATCCTCGCGACCTTCCCGACCCATTATCCGCATCACATCCTCGAACAGGCGGCGATCGCGGGCGCGATGGTGCCGGGCAAGATCGACGGCGATGCGCAGGGCGTCGCGAACTCGGTGGCCGAACGTCTCGACCTCGTCGCGCTGGAATACGAGCGCGGCTGGCAGGGCCGTCCGACGCAGGATCACGGCATCCGCCTCGCCCGCGTTCTGCGCGGCGTGGAAGAGGTCCGCACGCTCGACGGCGCGGTGCTGCGCTCGGGCGAGGCCCGCCGTCTCGGCAGCCAGACTGAACAGCTGCAGGAAGTCTATGACCGCCCGGCGAAGCTGGTGCGCAAAGAGCGCGAAATCCTCATCCACGGCCCGCTCGAGTTGCTCGACGCGATCCTGAACGAGGGCGAAAAGGGCCTGAGCCTGCAGCGCTACAAGGGTCTGGGCGAGATGAACCCCGAGCAGCTTTGGGAAACCACGCTCGATCCGTCCGCGCGCACGCTCCTGCAGGTCCGCATCGAAGACGTGGCCGAGGCCGAGGACATCTTTTCGAAGCTGATGGGCGACGTCGTCGAACCGCGCCGCGAGTTCATCCAGCAAAACGCCCTGACGGTGGAAAACCTCGATTTCTGAGGCTCTGTAGGTTCGCGCAAAGCTTTGCATTCCACGCAAAGGTTTGCGCGATTTGCGCATAAGTTTGCGTAGCCGGAAAATTGCTATGAATCGTCAATCGGATTTTTTTCGATTTTTTCCGTTGGCGGTCAGGAAGTTTTTTCCGCCCCGCATAGCCCAAAGCTCACGCGGCAGAGCTCCCGTCGATTCCGGTCGTTCGTCAGGCGCGATACGGACGCCGCGACCTTGTGTTGCCCGGAAGTTTGACGCTATCGGCCGAGGCTGTGTGGAAACCCGTCGACGAGGGCTTTCTGATGCAAGTTTTCCGCACGGCTCGTTTTTCGCGGCCTTCGACCATTCCTTCGCGCGCATCGCGGCCTGGTGAGCCCTTGCTGGGCAGAGCATGACGACTGAGCCCGGGGCGGCTGCCCGATCAGGCCGGAATGGCCTGCATCAGGCGCCGGAGGCCAATCAGCGCGATCACTCGCTTGATATTATAGGCCAAAACATTGAGCGCCATTTCGGTGCTGACATTCTTCAGCCTCCGCGTCAGGAAATGGGTGTGCCCCATCCAAGCCTTGATCGTGCCGAACGGGTGTTCGACCGTGCAGCGGCGCAGGGTCATCGGGTCCGCGTCCCCGCTCAGCCTTTCGCGCATCGCATCGACCAGATGCTCATGCTCCCATCGCGTGATCCGGCGTTCCTTACCACTGGTGCAGCGGTGCCGGACCGGACAATGCTGACAGGCATTGGTCCAGTAGCGACCGACCTGCAGCCCGTCTTCCTCGCGCGTGTAGCGGTAGGTCAACTCTTCACCCGCGGGGCAGGTATAGACATCGCGTGCCGGGTCATAGGCAAAATCGGCCTTCACATACATACCTTTGGCCCGGTTGCCCGAGGTTTCCGGGCGCGACACGGTCGTGGTGATCCCCGCTTGATGGCAAGCCAGGATTTGAGCCCCACTGAAATATCCCTTGTCGGCGACGGCGTGCAGGTCGTCGCGCCGCAGGGCTTCCTTGGCGGCGGTCGCCATTGGGCTGAGCTGGTCTCGATCGAAACCTTGATTGGTAACGTCGTGCACCACGACCAGATGCGTCTCGGTATCGACCGCTGTCTGCACATTGTAGCCGACCATGCCGCTGTGCCGGGCGCTGGTCGACATGGCGCGGGCATCGGGATCGGTCAGCGATATCTGCCCGTCGGGCGCATCGGCCAAAGCCTTCTCCATTGACTTCAGCCGCGCGATCTCCTGCCGGATGCGGCCATAGCGACGGGCGAGATGGGCAACCTTTTCGGCCCGGGCCTTACCCTCCTCCTGACGGTCTATGCGCACCATCTCATCGATGTAGCGCTCAACATCGCGCTCGAGATGTGCCAGACGGCTGGCGATCTTGTTCTTCGTGAAGTTGTGGTCGCGGTTATTCACTGCCTTGAACTTGCTGCCGTCGATGGCAACGCAATCCCCCTTCAGCACGCCAATCCGGCGGCATAGTTCCACAAACTGTGCGCAGGTCCTGCGGATGGCCGGGCCATTGTCCCGCCGGAAGTCGGAGATGGTCTTGTGGTCGGGCACCAGGCGACCGGTTAGCCACATCAGCTCGACATTGCGACCGGCTTCGCGTTCCAGGCGGCGGCTGGACGGGATCCGGTTCAGGTAGCCATAGATGAAGAGCTTCAGGAGGACGGATGGATGGTAGCCCGGGCGACCGGTTCGAGCAGGCACACAGCGTCCGAACCCGAGCGCGAGAAGATCGAGCTCATCGACGAAGAGGTCGACGACACGGACCAGATGATCCTCCCCAATCCAATCTTCGAGACGCTCGGGGAAAAGCGTGGCTTGCTCCCGGTCGATGCCATCAATGAAACCCGCCATCCGTGCCTCCCGCTGCCTTGCGGAAATATACCATGGACTTCAGTTTCCACACAGCCTCGGCCCAGAGCCGACATTCGCCGCTGGGCGCGGGAATGGCAGCTCTTGGTTTAACTCGCGTCGATCAGTTCGGCATATTCGCCGCGCAATTGAAGCTTCACCGTCACGGGGCTTCCATCGCGGTTACGCCAGAACCAGCCGTGTTGGCCGTCGAAATCTGCGAGGATGCTCCCCTCTGATCCTGTCGAGCCACGTGCTTTCTCGTAGGTTGCCGACTCGCCCGAACCATGCCCGTGCATGTCGAAGTTCACGCGGCCACCTTCGACGATCATCCGGTATTGCGCGGCCTGCCCCTTGGTCATCAGCAGCTTCCACTCGGCCGACTGCCCGGGCTCCAGAGTGAAACTGATTTCGTCGCGCCATGGTTCGGCCTCTTCTGCATAAGCCGCGCTCACGAAAAGGCCGAGAATACTGTCGATTAGGCTCGACTGGTCCTCGACGGCCGGGACCATGATGCGGTCCGCTTCGGCTTCCTCAGCCAACTGGGTCTTGATCTCTCCCATCTCGGTCAGTCCCAGCAAACGTCCTGCACGGGTCGGATCGATCCCATATTCTGCCGGCAGGACGACGGTCACCAGAATGACCACGGCGGAGATGCCCGCGATGAGAGTCGATTTGAGGAGCTGGGCCGAGCTCGGCAGTTCTTCGAGGGAAGGTCGATTTGAATTGAACATGTCAGGTCTCCTTTCAGGCGACGAAATAGCCGGTGATCTGGTAGCCCATGAGCACGAAGCCCAGGGTCATCATCGCGACGTTTGCGGTGTAGGCTTGGCGCAGGAAGGCGGGGCTGCGACGCCAGTAGCCCATGACGATAAGGATCATGGCGAGCGCCATGATTTGGCCGATCTCGACACCGACGTTGAAGGCGAGCAGGTTGGGCAAAAGCCCGTCTTGCGCGATATCGTAATCGAGAATCTTCGTGGCGAGCCCGGTGCCGTGGAAGAAGCCGAAGATCAGCGTGGCGAGCTTGGTATTCGGCTGGAAACCGAACCAGCGCTGATAGGCGCCGAGATTGTCGAGCGCCTTGTAGACCACCGAGAGCCCGATGATTGCATCGACGACATAGGCATTCACGCCCCAGCCGAACCAGACGCCCAACAACATCGTTGTCGAGTGCCCCAAGGCGAAAAGGCTCACATAAAGCCCGACATCCTTCATTCGATAGAGGAAGAACACGACGCCGAGCAGGAAGAGGATATGGTCATATCCGGTCACCATGTGTTTGGCGCCCAGATACATGAAGGGGATCAGGTTCACGCCCCAGATTTCCTGGATATAGCCCGCGTCGCCTTCGGTGACGTTATGGGCCGAGGCAGCGCTCGCCCAGAGGCTCAGAGCCAAGAGGGCCGTAAGGATGGCGGTCGCGCGCCCTATGCGCATGCGTCCGTCATCCGCAAAAGCGGAAGTCATTTCAGTCTCCTTGGATTGTCCGCGTTGTCAGTGAGGGATGGTCCGCGAGGGACCGGCCTCACGCCCGCGGCGGACGATCCAGTCTGAAGACCGGTGGCGACCAATGAGACCGCGCAATCCCGCGCCAGGTCGCAAGGCGCGTGTGCTCTAATTGGCTGGAAGGACCACTCGGCAGAACGGCGTGACCGTGATCATGGTCAGTGCCCTCATGGTCATGTCCATGCAGAGCCCATGCGAGATCTTCTTCGAGCCCGTGCGAGTGGCCGTGCTCTGCGATCATTTGCGCGTGATCTTGCAAGGTCTCGACGAGACGGGGGATGTGAGAGGCGCTCGGCATCACCGTCCAGAGGACGAGGGAAAGGCAAGCAGCCACGGCCGCAAGCCGTGCCGCGATGCGCGCTCCTCTTTCCTTCCAGCTCATCTTCGACGCTGCCTCACTCTGCCCATGCATCTTATGCGATGTCTTGCACTATCCTCCCGGGGAGGTTAGCCCATTGCTATGACAGAACCGCACCTCCACGCAAGTCATTCGAAAGTCGCAACCCGGCTGAAACGCGCCGAAGGGCACTTGCACTCGGTCATCAGCATGATCGAAGACGGGCGGTCTTGCCTTGAGCTTGCCCAGCAATTGCAGGCTGTAGAGCGTGCAATCCGGAGCGCCAAGCAGGCTCTGATCCATGATCATCTGGATCACTGTCTCGACGCAGAGGACGAAGCAGAGCGGGCGGAACGCAAGGCCATTTCCCGATATCTATGAGTGCCCCATGCTCTCCATCCTCGCTGACAGAACCTATCGCCACCTCTTCGCCGCGCAGATCGTAGCGCTTCTGGGCACCGGGCTCGCCACGGTGGCGCTCGGACTGCTGGCCTTCGATCTCGCGGGGGACAATGCGGGGATGGTGCTGGGCACGGTCTTCACGATCAAGATGGTCGCCTATGTCGGGATCGCGCCGGTCGCGGGAGCGTTCGCCGACAGGGTGAACCGGCGGGCGTTGCTGGTCACGCTCGACCTTGTCCGCGCATGCGCGGCGCTGGCGCTGCCCTTCGTGACTGAAGTCTGGCAAGTCTATGCACTGATCTTTGTGCTGCAATCGGCTTCGGCCGCCTTCACCCCGACATTTCAGGCGACGCTGCCGGATGTGCTGCGGGAGGAAGAGCGCTATACTCGCGCGCTGTCTCTTTCCCGACTGGCTTACGACCTCGAGAATATCGTCAGCCCCACTCTCGCCGGGCTCCTCCTCGCGGTGATGAGCTATAACAGCCTGTTTCTCGGCACGGTCGCGGGGTTCGTAGGCTCGGCGCTGCTGGTCGTGTCGGTGATCCTTCCGAGCCCGCAGGCCGCGACCCGGCGCGGCATCTACGATCGGACCACGCGCGGCATCCGGATCTACCTTGCAACGCCCCGGCTGCGTGGGCTTCTCGCGGTGAACCTCGCGGCTGCGGCGGCGGGCGCGATGGTTCTGGTGAACTCGGTCGTGCTGGTGCGGGGTGGCCTCAACCTCTCGGAAAGCGATCTGGCGTGGACGATGTTCGCCTTTGGGGCGGGGTCGATGCTGGCGGCTCTCGGCTTGCCGCGCCTCCTTGATCGTGTGGCGGATCGCCCTGTGATGCTGTCCGGCGCCGGTGTGATGATCGGCGCTCTCGTCGGCCTTGCCTTGGCCATCTGGGCCATCGGGCTGAGCTGGCCCTTGCTGCTCGCTGCATGGCTGGCGACGGGCGTCGGATATTCCGCGGTGCTGACGCCGTCAGGCCGACTGCTGAAACGCTCGTCCCATTCCGAAGACCGTCCCGCGCTCTTCGCCGCGCAGTTCGCGTTGAGCCATGCCTGCTGGCTGGTGGCCTACCCGCTGTCGGGCTGGCTGATGACGGAGTTCGGCGCGGTCCCGGCACTGCTCGGGCTGGCGGGGCTGGCAGCGCTCGGGCTAATCGTGGCGCTGCGAGTCTGGCCTTCCGGCGATCCGGTCACGCTGGAACATCGCCACGACAATCTTTCGCCTGATCATCCGCATCTTCAGGGCCATCGCACGCACCGCCATCCGCTGGTGATCGACGACCTGCACCCGCATTGGGGCACCCGGTTCTGAGGCTCAGGCGGCCTCGAGCGGCAGTCGCACGCGGGCGCGCAAGCCGCCCTCGACGCGGTTCTCCAAGGTGACATCGCCGCCATGAGCGCGCAGGATCGCCCGCGCGATCGACAGACCCAACCCTGTGCCGCCGGTCTCGCGTGAGCGCGACGCCTCGAGCCGCGTGAACGGGTCGAAAACGCGCTCGAGGTCCTCGGGCGGTATTCCGGGACCGTCATCCTCGATAACGATCTCGATGGACTTGCCCATCGGGCGCAGCGTCACCTGCGTCGCACCGCCATAGCGTTGCGCATTCTCGATCAGGTTGCGCAAGGCACGCCGCAGCGGCGTGCGCTTGATCTCGGCGCGCAAGGGCGCGGCCTGTGTCAGCTGCACCTCCGGCCCCTGCGCGGATAGATCGCGCACCAGATCCGTGAGCAGCTCCGACAGGTCCACGCTTTCCAGAGGTTGGTCAGGGGAGACACCGCGTGCATAGGCTAGGGTCGCCTCGACCATCTCCTGCATCTCGTCGAGCGCCACCACCATGCGCTCGCGGGTCTCATCGTCATCCACCATCTCGGCGCGTAGGCGCAGCGCGGTGATCGGCGAGCGCAGATCATGGCCGAGCGCTGCGAGCATTCGAGTCCTGTCCGCGATCATCGCAGACAGCCGCGCCTGCATGCGTTCCAGCGCTTCCGAGAGCGCCTGAACCTCGCGCGGCCCATCCTGCGGCATTGCGGGCGGTGGGGCATCGATTCCGAACCCGTCTGCGGCGGTCGCGAGCTTGCGCAGCGGGTCGGTGATCCGGCGCAGCCCGAACCAGAGCGCCGCGAGGATCAACAGGAGCGACAGGAACGTGGTGCCGAGGATCACGGGCGGAAGCTGGATATCGGGGCGCTGAAACTCGGCGCGGGTGTTCAGCCACTGGCCACCCGGCAGGGCAATCGAAATCCGCAGCTCCTCGGGCGCGATCCCGGCAGCGATCATCCGGTCGCGCAGCCAGGCCAGCGCCGCCGGGGGATCGGAACGACGCACACCATGGGGCGAGAGCGCCACTTCCTCGACTTGCAGTTTTCGATCGGCTCCCAGAAGTCGCGTCAACTGTTCAGTGAGCACCGGCGCATTGCCGCGCGTGGCAAGCGGCGCGGGATCGGTGCTGAAGCGCACCAGCCGCGAATTGGCCGCCGCGAGAATGCCCGCGCGGTTTTCCTCTTGCGCGGCCTCGATGGCGTCCAGCACCACCGCGCTGCGTTCGAGAATCTCGGCCTGCTGCGCCGCTCGCACCGCCGCGCCCCGCTCGTCGGCGAAAAGCCAGAGGCTGAGCACCTGCGCCGCGACGAAGGCCGCGATCACGAGCAGCGCAAGCTGACCGGTCAAAGATTGCGGACGGGGCGCTCTCATGTCACCTCGCGCACGTCGGCAGCAAGGCTGTAGCCCCCGGCGCGGATCGTCTGGATGATCTGCGGATGGGCCGGGTCAGCCTCGATCTTGCGCCGCAGCCGGCTCACCTGATTGTCGATGGTGCGATCAAAGACATCTGCCGTGCGCCCGCTCGTGATGTCGAGCAACTGATCACGCGAAAGCACGTAGCGGGGCCGTTCGAGAAAGGCGGTGAGCAACTTGAACTCGGCTGTCGTGAGCGAAACCGGATCGCCCCCCGCGCTATGCGTCAGCGCGCGCGTATCGGTATCGAGCACCCAGCCCGCGAATTCCAGCTTGCGCCCGCCAAGGCTTCCCGCCATCGGCTGGGCGCGCTCGGAACGGCGCAGGATCGCCTTTACTCGGGCCAGCAACTCGCGCGGATTGAAGGGCTTGGGCAGGTAGTCATCGGCCCCAATCTCGAGCCCGATGATGCGGTCGGTCTCTTCGCTGAGCGCGCTGAGCATCAGGATCGGCGGACCACCCGCTGCCGAGAGCCTGCGCGCGGCCGACAGCCCGTCCTCGCCCGGCATCATCACGTCGAGGATTACGAGGTCGAAGCGCCCGGTCTTCAGCGCCGCATCCATCTCGGTCACGTCGCGCGCGGCTTGCGCGCGCATCCCGTTGCGTTCGAGATAGCGCGTGACGGCATCGCGGATCTCACGGTGATCGTCGACGACGAGGATATGGGGTTGCTCGCTCATGGCCCCGTCATAGCGCGATTTTGGACGCTGAGGTAAGGATTTGCGTCACGCTTCGTCGCAGGCGGCAGGTTTTGCGACAAACGGATACAAATCTCCCCCCGAACTGGCACACCCCTGCGACAGAGCTGCCCCATCTTGGCCTCATCGAAACGCGAAACCGAAGAGGCAAGACGATGAAACGCAAGACGATCCTGACCCTTGGTGCTGCCGCCACCGCCGCCGTGATCGGCGCCCTGTCCATCCCCGCCATCGCAGGGGGGTTCGGCCCGAACGGCAACTGGGGCCCTCAGCAGATGATGCGCATGATGCATGACAAAGGCGGTCCTGCGATGATGCAGCGCGCATCGTTCGGAAGCCACGGCCCGATGGGCGGCAATCCGATGACCGATAGCGCGCTCTACAAGTCCTTCGACACCGATGCCGACGGCGCGGTAAGCCCCGAGGAAGCCAAGGCAGGCATCGCCGGACTGCAGGCCAAGCATGACGCGGATGGCAATGGCACGCTGTCGCAGCCCGAGTTCGAGGCCCTCTTCGCCGAGGCGACCCGCGGCTTTGCCGAGCGCCCCTTCGCCATGCTCGACGCCGACAAGGACGGACAGCTCTCGGCCGAGGAACTGACCTTCCCGGTGCAGATGATGACCCGGATGCAGGCGATGCAGGCGCCCACCGCCGCGCCGACAGCCCCTGAGACCGCGCAATAAACACCCTGAGAGCGGGCCGGATTGGCCCGCTCCACGGCTCAGAGAGGATGTGAAAGATGACAGTCAAAGGCTATTCCGTCACCCAGATCGCGCTCCACTGGGGCGTGGCCGCGCTGATCGCGGGACAATATATCTTCAAGGACTCCATCGCAGGTGCCTGGAGCAAAATCCGCCAAGGCATCAGCTATGACTTCGATCCGCTGATCCTCGCGCATGTCGTGGGTGGCGGGCTGATCCTCGCGCTGGTTGTCTGGCGTTTCGCGTTGCGGCTCAAGCGTGGCGCACCGCCCCCGCCCGAAAACGAACCCGGCCCGCTCAAGACCCTGTCGCATCTCGCACATTGGGCGTTCTACGCCTTGATCGCGGCAATGTCGGTCACCGGTCTTGCCGCTTGGTTCGGCGATATCGTCGTGGCCGCGCAGATCCATAACGTGCTCAAGGTCGCGCTGCTCGCGCTGATCGTCCTGCATGTGCTTGCGGTGCCGTTCCACCGCCTCGTTCTCAAGAACAACGTGATGGCGCGGATGATCCGTCCCGCACTCTGATCCCGACGACGCCCGTGCCCTCCACGCAGCGCTGTGGCGCGGGCCAATCGCCCCTGAAAAACAAAGGACACTTCCCATGAAACTCCCGCTTCTCACCGCGACTTTCCTTCTTGCTGCAAGTGCAGCCCTCGCCCAGACCACGCCCGGCGATCAGTTCATGCAAGCCTGGGATCTCGACGGCAACGGCACCGCCACGCTCACCGAACTGCAAGAGATGCGCGGCAACGTCTTCAGCAGCTTCGACGCCAATGATGATGGCGCTCTCGATGCCGAGGAATATGTGCTTTTCGACGAGGCGCGGGCGGCGGACGTTGCCAATTACCAGAACGCGCAACGCGCTCAGATGCAGAAAGTCGCCGATGGGATGACCCTGGAGAATAGCGATCTGGACGGGGATGGCCGTGTCAGCCGTGACGAGTTTCAGGAGGGCACGAAGGCCTGGTTCGTGAAGCTGGACAAGAACGGTGACGACGGTATCACGCTCTCGGATTTTGGGATGAAGTGAATGCGGAAGACGGGGCGAGCGCCAACACTGACGCACAGGCGCTCCCTCCCGACTTTAGCTCGAACCGGACTTTCGAGGCGAGCGCAGCGAATGTCCGGTTCCCGCCCTTCCGGTCGACTGGCCGTGGAGGCCGCGGCGAGGCGCGAGCACGTGCGCCGGACGGCAGAAAGCTCCTGCGCAGCTGACGCACGCAACCCAAGGGTGTACTCTTGCCAGTTCTCGTGAAAACCGGGAAACTGCTGCGAGGAGCAAGTGCACTTCCATGCTCCCTGTAAAAAGAGTAGAATTCAGAACGGGTAAGGCACTACCAGTAGCGAGTGTGGGTTGAAGTCCGGCCGCGAAAACCTTTGTGCGTAATCCGCGAAATCCTTTGTGCGCAAAGGCTCGTCTAACCCATTGAAATCACAAAGGTGAGGGCGAAACACTACGCACGCGCCTACAGACTCAGTAGGGCAGCGCGTAATGCTTCGCGCTGCCCATAAGTTTCCGCAAAACGCCCATTAGGCTTCGTTTCTGAGGGTTCGGCCTTCAAGGCGGGCACGAGAGATTCTCGCGCCTTTGTTCACTCTTTTTAGCAAGTTTCAGGCCCATTTTCGGTTCCTGAGCAACAGCAGGACTTCACCCAGAATGGGCCGTCTGCTTGGCACTGGCTCGGTCAGAGACTCGATCGGCAGCCTTTGATCGCGGCGCG contains:
- a CDS encoding cytochrome b; the protein is MTVKGYSVTQIALHWGVAALIAGQYIFKDSIAGAWSKIRQGISYDFDPLILAHVVGGGLILALVVWRFALRLKRGAPPPPENEPGPLKTLSHLAHWAFYALIAAMSVTGLAAWFGDIVVAAQIHNVLKVALLALIVLHVLAVPFHRLVLKNNVMARMIRPAL
- a CDS encoding MFS transporter, whose product is MLSILADRTYRHLFAAQIVALLGTGLATVALGLLAFDLAGDNAGMVLGTVFTIKMVAYVGIAPVAGAFADRVNRRALLVTLDLVRACAALALPFVTEVWQVYALIFVLQSASAAFTPTFQATLPDVLREEERYTRALSLSRLAYDLENIVSPTLAGLLLAVMSYNSLFLGTVAGFVGSALLVVSVILPSPQAATRRGIYDRTTRGIRIYLATPRLRGLLAVNLAAAAAGAMVLVNSVVLVRGGLNLSESDLAWTMFAFGAGSMLAALGLPRLLDRVADRPVMLSGAGVMIGALVGLALAIWAIGLSWPLLLAAWLATGVGYSAVLTPSGRLLKRSSHSEDRPALFAAQFALSHACWLVAYPLSGWLMTEFGAVPALLGLAGLAALGLIVALRVWPSGDPVTLEHRHDNLSPDHPHLQGHRTHRHPLVIDDLHPHWGTRF
- a CDS encoding ATP-binding protein produces the protein MRAPRPQSLTGQLALLVIAAFVAAQVLSLWLFADERGAAVRAAQQAEILERSAVVLDAIEAAQEENRAGILAAANSRLVRFSTDPAPLATRGNAPVLTEQLTRLLGADRKLQVEEVALSPHGVRRSDPPAALAWLRDRMIAAGIAPEELRISIALPGGQWLNTRAEFQRPDIQLPPVILGTTFLSLLLILAALWFGLRRITDPLRKLATAADGFGIDAPPPAMPQDGPREVQALSEALERMQARLSAMIADRTRMLAALGHDLRSPITALRLRAEMVDDDETRERMVVALDEMQEMVEATLAYARGVSPDQPLESVDLSELLTDLVRDLSAQGPEVQLTQAAPLRAEIKRTPLRRALRNLIENAQRYGGATQVTLRPMGKSIEIVIEDDGPGIPPEDLERVFDPFTRLEASRSRETGGTGLGLSIARAILRAHGGDVTLENRVEGGLRARVRLPLEAA
- a CDS encoding response regulator; translation: MSEQPHILVVDDHREIRDAVTRYLERNGMRAQAARDVTEMDAALKTGRFDLVILDVMMPGEDGLSAARRLSAAGGPPILMLSALSEETDRIIGLEIGADDYLPKPFNPRELLARVKAILRRSERAQPMAGSLGGRKLEFAGWVLDTDTRALTHSAGGDPVSLTTAEFKLLTAFLERPRYVLSRDQLLDITSGRTADVFDRTIDNQVSRLRRKIEADPAHPQIIQTIRAGGYSLAADVREVT
- a CDS encoding EF-hand domain-containing protein, with product MKLPLLTATFLLAASAALAQTTPGDQFMQAWDLDGNGTATLTELQEMRGNVFSSFDANDDGALDAEEYVLFDEARAADVANYQNAQRAQMQKVADGMTLENSDLDGDGRVSRDEFQEGTKAWFVKLDKNGDDGITLSDFGMK
- a CDS encoding EF-hand domain-containing protein; translated protein: MKRKTILTLGAAATAAVIGALSIPAIAGGFGPNGNWGPQQMMRMMHDKGGPAMMQRASFGSHGPMGGNPMTDSALYKSFDTDADGAVSPEEAKAGIAGLQAKHDADGNGTLSQPEFEALFAEATRGFAERPFAMLDADKDGQLSAEELTFPVQMMTRMQAMQAPTAAPTAPETAQ